In the Magnolia sinica isolate HGM2019 chromosome 15, MsV1, whole genome shotgun sequence genome, one interval contains:
- the LOC131226667 gene encoding probable calcium-transporting ATPase 9, plasma membrane-type isoform X4, whose amino-acid sequence MERYLKENFDLQPKNSSQEALRRWRSAVSIVKNHKRRFRMTADLSKRSEGEAKKKKIQEKIRVALYVQKAALHFIDAGNRVPPQLSKEVIEAGFGINPNDLASIVRGHDHKNLKLHGGIERIAQKVSVTINNGVREMDVPLRQKVYGLNQYTEKPSRSFWTFIWEALHDLTLVILMVCAVVSVAVGLATEGWPKGMYDGLGIILSILLVVLVTAVSDYRQSLQFKDLDKEKKKIDIQVTRDGCRQKVSIYDLVVGDIVHLNIGDQVPADGLFISGYSLLIDESCLSGESEPVLIRPEKPFLLSGTKVQDGSGKMLVTSVGMRTEWGRLMETLSQGGEDETPLQVKLNGVATIIGKIGLCFSILTFLVLVGRFLVEKQIRGELLKWSSSDGLKMMNYFAIAVTIIVVAVPEGLPLAVTLSLAFAMKKLMNDKALVRHLSACETMGSASCICTDKTGTLTTNHMAVNKVWICEEAKVVTSSESGNDLKSSIPESVLTILLQSIFQNTGSEVVKGRDGKTTIMGTPTESAILEFGLLLGGDFETQRQASNILKVEPFNSVRKKMSVLVSLQGGGFRAFCKGASEVILQMCDKIVDHSGSVVSMSEVQKNYVMDVINGFASEALRTLCLAFKDMNETFSGDSIPVDGYTLISLFGIKDPVRPGVKDAVRACIAAGINVRMVTGDNIYTAKAIAKECGILTDDGLAIEGPEFRSKNPQEMKELIPKVQVMARSLPLDKHTLVTHLRNMFNEVVAVTGDGTNDAPALHEADIGLAMGIAGTEVAKENADIIIMDDNFTTIVNVAKWGRSVYINIQKFVQFQLTVNVVALMVNFIAACFIGSAPLTAVQLLWVNMIMDTLGALALATEPPNDEMMKRPPVGRGENFITMIMWRNIIGQSIYQLVVLGLLMFDGKRLLMLSGSDANSVLNTFIFNSFVFCQNSILFFTLIYH is encoded by the exons GAAAAGATACGAGTCGCTCTATATGTTCAGAAAGCAGCGTTGCATTTCATCGATG CTGGCAATAGGGTCCCACCCCAGCTTTCAAAAGAGGTTATAGAAGCTGGCTTTGGCATTAACCCAAATGATCTTGCATCCATTGTCCGTGGCCATGATCATAAGAACTTGAAACTCCATGGTGGGATTGAAAGGATTGCACAAAAGGTCTCAGTTACAATCAACAATGGTGTCCGGGAGATGGATGTCCCTCTCAGGCAGAAGGTCTATGGCTTGAACCAGTACACAGAGAAGCCCTCTCGAAGCTTCTGGACTTTCATATGGGAGGCTCTTCATGACCTGACTCTTGTAATTCTCATGGTCTGTGCTGTGGTCTCTGTAGCTGTGGGACTCGCCACGGAAGGGTGGCCGAAGGGTATGTATGATGGGTTAGGAATCATACTAAGTATTCTCTTGGTAGTCCTTGTTACTGCAGTCAGTGACTATAGACAGTCCCTACAATTCAAGGATTTggataaagaaaagaagaagattgatATTCAGGTGACTAGAGATGGGTGTCGCCAAAAGGTCTCTATATACGATCTTGTAGTTGGAGACATTGTCCATCTCAATATAGGAGACCAAGTTCCAGCTGATGGGCTATTCATATCAGGATATAGCTTGCTGATTGATGAGTCGTGCTTGTCGGGTGAGAGCGAGCCTGTCTTAATCCGTCCAGAGAAGCCTTTCCTTCTTTCAGGCACAAAAGTGCAGGATGGGTCCGGTAAAATGTTGGTGACGTCCGTGGGTATGAGGACGGAGTGGGGACGGTTGATGGAGACTCTAAGTCAGGGGGGAGAGGATGAGACGCCATTGCAAGTGAAGCTCAATGGTGTTGCCACCATCATTGGTAAGATCGGGTTGTGTTTCTCCATTCTTACTTTTTTGGTCCTTGTTGGGAGATTTCTTGTGGAGAAGCAGATTCGCGGAGAGCTTCTGAAATGGTCATCGAGTGATGGCTTGAAAATGATGAACTATTTCGCCATTGCGGTGACTATAATTGTGGTTGCTGTTCCTGAGGGGCTCCCGCTGGCTGTGACTCTGAGCCTTGCATTTGCAATGAAGAAATTGATGAATGACAAGGCGCTTGTGCGGCATCTTTCAGCATGTGAGACCATGGGGTCTGCCAGTTGCATTTGCACTGATAAAACGGGTACACTGACAACTAATCATATGGCGGTCAATAAGGTATGGATTTGTGAAGAAGCTAAAGTGGTTACAAGTAGTGAGAGTGGGAATGATTTGAAGTCTTCAATTCCAGAAAGTGTTTTGACCATTCTTTTGCAGTCTATATTTCAAAATACTGGTTCTGAGGTGGTGAAAGGAAGAGACGGGAAGACTACCATTATGGGTACACCAACAGAATCTGCGATATTAGAGTTTGGTTTGCTTTTGGGTGGAGACTTTGAAACACAACGCCAGGCTTCTAATATTTTGAAAGTTGAGCCTTTCAATTCAGTTAGGAAGAAGATGTCCGTGCTTGTCTCACTACAGGGAGGAGGGTTCCGAGCATTCTGCAAAGGTGCTTCGGAGGTCATATTGCAGATGTGCGACAAAATTGTTGATCACAGTGGCAGTGTTGTTTCTATGTCGGAAGTGCAGAAAAATTATGTCATGGATGTCATAAATGGTTTTGCTAGTGAAGCTCTAAGAACACTTTGCTTGGCTTTCAAGGATATGAATGAGACCTTTAGTGGAGATAGCATTCCTGTTGATGGTTACACATTAATATCTCTTTTTGGTATCAAGGATCCTGTGCGTCCAGGAGTCAAGGATGCAGTCCGGGCATGCATAGCTGCTGGCATTAATGTGCGAATGGTCACGGGAGACAATATTTACACAGCTAAAGCCATCGCTAAGGAATGCGGTATATTGACTGATGATGGTTTGGCTATAGAAGGACCTGAGTTTCGTAGTAAGAACCCCCAGGAGATGAAGGAGTTGATACCAAAAGTTCAG GTCATGGCCCGTTCCTTGCCTCTGGACAAACATACCTTGGTGACACACTTGAGGAATATGTTCAATGAAGTTGTAGCAGTGACGGGTGATGGGACTAATGATGCCCCTGCACTACATGAGGCAGACATTGGACTTGCTATGGGAATAGCAGGAACGGAG GTTGCAAAAGAGAATGCTGACATAATAATAATGGATGACAATTTCACAACAATTGTGAATGTAGCCAAATGGGGGCGTTCAGTTTACATAAACATTCAAAAGTTTGTGCAGTTCCAGTTGACTGTTAATGTGGTTGCTTTGATGGTGAATTTCATTGCAGCATGCTTCATAG GAAGTGCTCCACTTACTGCTGTCCAGTTACTGTGGGTCAACATGATCATGGATACTCTTGGTGCATTAGCATTGGCAACGGAACCTCCAAATGATGAAATGATGAAAAGACCACCTGTTGGGCGAGGTGAAAATTTTATCACCATGATCATGTGGAGGAATATCATTGGTCAGAGCATTTATCAGCTGGTTGTACTTGGACTTCTCATGTTTGATGGGAAACGACTTCTGATGCTTAGTGGCTCAGATGCTAATTCTGTTCTCAATACCTTCATATTCAATTCATTTGTCTTTTGCCAG
- the LOC131226667 gene encoding probable calcium-transporting ATPase 9, plasma membrane-type isoform X5, with amino-acid sequence MERYLKENFDLQPKNSSQEALRRWRSAVSIVKNHKRRFRMTADLSKRSEGEAKKKKIQEKIRVALYVQKAALHFIDAGNRVPPQLSKEVIEAGFGINPNDLASIVRGHDHKNLKLHGGIERIAQKVSVTINNGVREMDVPLRQKVYGLNQYTEKPSRSFWTFIWEALHDLTLVILMVCAVVSVAVGLATEGWPKGMYDGLGIILSILLVVLVTAVSDYRQSLQFKDLDKEKKKIDIQVTRDGCRQKVSIYDLVVGDIVHLNIGDQVPADGLFISGYSLLIDESCLSGESEPVLIRPEKPFLLSGTKVQDGSGKMLVTSVGMRTEWGRLMETLSQGGEDETPLQVKLNGVATIIGKIGLCFSILTFLVLVGRFLVEKQIRGELLKWSSSDGLKMMNYFAIAVTIIVVAVPEGLPLAVTLSLAFAMKKLMNDKALVRHLSACETMGSASCICTDKTGTLTTNHMAVNKVWICEEAKVVTSSESGNDLKSSIPESVLTILLQSIFQNTGSEVVKGRDGKTTIMGTPTESAILEFGLLLGGDFETQRQASNILKVEPFNSVRKKMSVLVSLQGGGFRAFCKGASEVILQMCDKIVDHSGSVVSMSEVQKNYVMDVINGFASEALRTLCLAFKDMNETFSGDSIPVDGYTLISLFGIKDPVRPGVKDAVRACIAAGINVRMVTGDNIYTAKAIAKECGILTDDGLAIEGPEFRSKNPQEMKELIPKVQVMARSLPLDKHTLVTHLRNMFNEVVAVTGDGTNDAPALHEADIGLAMGIAGTEVAKENADIIIMDDNFTTIVNVAKWGRSVYINIQKFVQFQLTVNVVALMVNFIAACFIGSAPLTAVQLLWVNMIMDTLGALALATEPPNDEMMKRPPVGRGENFITMIMWRNIIGQSIYQLVVLGLLMFDGKRLLMLSGSDANSVLNTFIFNSFVFCQGQ; translated from the exons GAAAAGATACGAGTCGCTCTATATGTTCAGAAAGCAGCGTTGCATTTCATCGATG CTGGCAATAGGGTCCCACCCCAGCTTTCAAAAGAGGTTATAGAAGCTGGCTTTGGCATTAACCCAAATGATCTTGCATCCATTGTCCGTGGCCATGATCATAAGAACTTGAAACTCCATGGTGGGATTGAAAGGATTGCACAAAAGGTCTCAGTTACAATCAACAATGGTGTCCGGGAGATGGATGTCCCTCTCAGGCAGAAGGTCTATGGCTTGAACCAGTACACAGAGAAGCCCTCTCGAAGCTTCTGGACTTTCATATGGGAGGCTCTTCATGACCTGACTCTTGTAATTCTCATGGTCTGTGCTGTGGTCTCTGTAGCTGTGGGACTCGCCACGGAAGGGTGGCCGAAGGGTATGTATGATGGGTTAGGAATCATACTAAGTATTCTCTTGGTAGTCCTTGTTACTGCAGTCAGTGACTATAGACAGTCCCTACAATTCAAGGATTTggataaagaaaagaagaagattgatATTCAGGTGACTAGAGATGGGTGTCGCCAAAAGGTCTCTATATACGATCTTGTAGTTGGAGACATTGTCCATCTCAATATAGGAGACCAAGTTCCAGCTGATGGGCTATTCATATCAGGATATAGCTTGCTGATTGATGAGTCGTGCTTGTCGGGTGAGAGCGAGCCTGTCTTAATCCGTCCAGAGAAGCCTTTCCTTCTTTCAGGCACAAAAGTGCAGGATGGGTCCGGTAAAATGTTGGTGACGTCCGTGGGTATGAGGACGGAGTGGGGACGGTTGATGGAGACTCTAAGTCAGGGGGGAGAGGATGAGACGCCATTGCAAGTGAAGCTCAATGGTGTTGCCACCATCATTGGTAAGATCGGGTTGTGTTTCTCCATTCTTACTTTTTTGGTCCTTGTTGGGAGATTTCTTGTGGAGAAGCAGATTCGCGGAGAGCTTCTGAAATGGTCATCGAGTGATGGCTTGAAAATGATGAACTATTTCGCCATTGCGGTGACTATAATTGTGGTTGCTGTTCCTGAGGGGCTCCCGCTGGCTGTGACTCTGAGCCTTGCATTTGCAATGAAGAAATTGATGAATGACAAGGCGCTTGTGCGGCATCTTTCAGCATGTGAGACCATGGGGTCTGCCAGTTGCATTTGCACTGATAAAACGGGTACACTGACAACTAATCATATGGCGGTCAATAAGGTATGGATTTGTGAAGAAGCTAAAGTGGTTACAAGTAGTGAGAGTGGGAATGATTTGAAGTCTTCAATTCCAGAAAGTGTTTTGACCATTCTTTTGCAGTCTATATTTCAAAATACTGGTTCTGAGGTGGTGAAAGGAAGAGACGGGAAGACTACCATTATGGGTACACCAACAGAATCTGCGATATTAGAGTTTGGTTTGCTTTTGGGTGGAGACTTTGAAACACAACGCCAGGCTTCTAATATTTTGAAAGTTGAGCCTTTCAATTCAGTTAGGAAGAAGATGTCCGTGCTTGTCTCACTACAGGGAGGAGGGTTCCGAGCATTCTGCAAAGGTGCTTCGGAGGTCATATTGCAGATGTGCGACAAAATTGTTGATCACAGTGGCAGTGTTGTTTCTATGTCGGAAGTGCAGAAAAATTATGTCATGGATGTCATAAATGGTTTTGCTAGTGAAGCTCTAAGAACACTTTGCTTGGCTTTCAAGGATATGAATGAGACCTTTAGTGGAGATAGCATTCCTGTTGATGGTTACACATTAATATCTCTTTTTGGTATCAAGGATCCTGTGCGTCCAGGAGTCAAGGATGCAGTCCGGGCATGCATAGCTGCTGGCATTAATGTGCGAATGGTCACGGGAGACAATATTTACACAGCTAAAGCCATCGCTAAGGAATGCGGTATATTGACTGATGATGGTTTGGCTATAGAAGGACCTGAGTTTCGTAGTAAGAACCCCCAGGAGATGAAGGAGTTGATACCAAAAGTTCAG GTCATGGCCCGTTCCTTGCCTCTGGACAAACATACCTTGGTGACACACTTGAGGAATATGTTCAATGAAGTTGTAGCAGTGACGGGTGATGGGACTAATGATGCCCCTGCACTACATGAGGCAGACATTGGACTTGCTATGGGAATAGCAGGAACGGAG GTTGCAAAAGAGAATGCTGACATAATAATAATGGATGACAATTTCACAACAATTGTGAATGTAGCCAAATGGGGGCGTTCAGTTTACATAAACATTCAAAAGTTTGTGCAGTTCCAGTTGACTGTTAATGTGGTTGCTTTGATGGTGAATTTCATTGCAGCATGCTTCATAG GAAGTGCTCCACTTACTGCTGTCCAGTTACTGTGGGTCAACATGATCATGGATACTCTTGGTGCATTAGCATTGGCAACGGAACCTCCAAATGATGAAATGATGAAAAGACCACCTGTTGGGCGAGGTGAAAATTTTATCACCATGATCATGTGGAGGAATATCATTGGTCAGAGCATTTATCAGCTGGTTGTACTTGGACTTCTCATGTTTGATGGGAAACGACTTCTGATGCTTAGTGGCTCAGATGCTAATTCTGTTCTCAATACCTTCATATTCAATTCATTTGTCTTTTGCCAG GGACAATAG
- the LOC131226667 gene encoding probable calcium-transporting ATPase 9, plasma membrane-type isoform X3, which yields MERYLKENFDLQPKNSSQEALRRWRSAVSIVKNHKRRFRMTADLSKRSEGEAKKKKIQEKIRVALYVQKAALHFIDAGNRVPPQLSKEVIEAGFGINPNDLASIVRGHDHKNLKLHGGIERIAQKVSVTINNGVREMDVPLRQKVYGLNQYTEKPSRSFWTFIWEALHDLTLVILMVCAVVSVAVGLATEGWPKGMYDGLGIILSILLVVLVTAVSDYRQSLQFKDLDKEKKKIDIQVTRDGCRQKVSIYDLVVGDIVHLNIGDQVPADGLFISGYSLLIDESCLSGESEPVLIRPEKPFLLSGTKVQDGSGKMLVTSVGMRTEWGRLMETLSQGGEDETPLQVKLNGVATIIGKIGLCFSILTFLVLVGRFLVEKQIRGELLKWSSSDGLKMMNYFAIAVTIIVVAVPEGLPLAVTLSLAFAMKKLMNDKALVRHLSACETMGSASCICTDKTGTLTTNHMAVNKVWICEEAKVVTSSESGNDLKSSIPESVLTILLQSIFQNTGSEVVKGRDGKTTIMGTPTESAILEFGLLLGGDFETQRQASNILKVEPFNSVRKKMSVLVSLQGGGFRAFCKGASEVILQMCDKIVDHSGSVVSMSEVQKNYVMDVINGFASEALRTLCLAFKDMNETFSGDSIPVDGYTLISLFGIKDPVRPGVKDAVRACIAAGINVRMVTGDNIYTAKAIAKECGILTDDGLAIEGPEFRSKNPQEMKELIPKVQVMARSLPLDKHTLVTHLRNMFNEVVAVTGDGTNDAPALHEADIGLAMGIAGTEVAKENADIIIMDDNFTTIVNVAKWGRSVYINIQKFVQFQLTVNVVALMVNFIAACFIGSAPLTAVQLLWVNMIMDTLGALALATEPPNDEMMKRPPVGRGENFITMIMWRNIIGQSIYQLVVLGLLMFDGKRLLMLSGSDANSVLNTFIFNSFVFCQFGAQTLNMNVHRQTTILVTST from the exons GAAAAGATACGAGTCGCTCTATATGTTCAGAAAGCAGCGTTGCATTTCATCGATG CTGGCAATAGGGTCCCACCCCAGCTTTCAAAAGAGGTTATAGAAGCTGGCTTTGGCATTAACCCAAATGATCTTGCATCCATTGTCCGTGGCCATGATCATAAGAACTTGAAACTCCATGGTGGGATTGAAAGGATTGCACAAAAGGTCTCAGTTACAATCAACAATGGTGTCCGGGAGATGGATGTCCCTCTCAGGCAGAAGGTCTATGGCTTGAACCAGTACACAGAGAAGCCCTCTCGAAGCTTCTGGACTTTCATATGGGAGGCTCTTCATGACCTGACTCTTGTAATTCTCATGGTCTGTGCTGTGGTCTCTGTAGCTGTGGGACTCGCCACGGAAGGGTGGCCGAAGGGTATGTATGATGGGTTAGGAATCATACTAAGTATTCTCTTGGTAGTCCTTGTTACTGCAGTCAGTGACTATAGACAGTCCCTACAATTCAAGGATTTggataaagaaaagaagaagattgatATTCAGGTGACTAGAGATGGGTGTCGCCAAAAGGTCTCTATATACGATCTTGTAGTTGGAGACATTGTCCATCTCAATATAGGAGACCAAGTTCCAGCTGATGGGCTATTCATATCAGGATATAGCTTGCTGATTGATGAGTCGTGCTTGTCGGGTGAGAGCGAGCCTGTCTTAATCCGTCCAGAGAAGCCTTTCCTTCTTTCAGGCACAAAAGTGCAGGATGGGTCCGGTAAAATGTTGGTGACGTCCGTGGGTATGAGGACGGAGTGGGGACGGTTGATGGAGACTCTAAGTCAGGGGGGAGAGGATGAGACGCCATTGCAAGTGAAGCTCAATGGTGTTGCCACCATCATTGGTAAGATCGGGTTGTGTTTCTCCATTCTTACTTTTTTGGTCCTTGTTGGGAGATTTCTTGTGGAGAAGCAGATTCGCGGAGAGCTTCTGAAATGGTCATCGAGTGATGGCTTGAAAATGATGAACTATTTCGCCATTGCGGTGACTATAATTGTGGTTGCTGTTCCTGAGGGGCTCCCGCTGGCTGTGACTCTGAGCCTTGCATTTGCAATGAAGAAATTGATGAATGACAAGGCGCTTGTGCGGCATCTTTCAGCATGTGAGACCATGGGGTCTGCCAGTTGCATTTGCACTGATAAAACGGGTACACTGACAACTAATCATATGGCGGTCAATAAGGTATGGATTTGTGAAGAAGCTAAAGTGGTTACAAGTAGTGAGAGTGGGAATGATTTGAAGTCTTCAATTCCAGAAAGTGTTTTGACCATTCTTTTGCAGTCTATATTTCAAAATACTGGTTCTGAGGTGGTGAAAGGAAGAGACGGGAAGACTACCATTATGGGTACACCAACAGAATCTGCGATATTAGAGTTTGGTTTGCTTTTGGGTGGAGACTTTGAAACACAACGCCAGGCTTCTAATATTTTGAAAGTTGAGCCTTTCAATTCAGTTAGGAAGAAGATGTCCGTGCTTGTCTCACTACAGGGAGGAGGGTTCCGAGCATTCTGCAAAGGTGCTTCGGAGGTCATATTGCAGATGTGCGACAAAATTGTTGATCACAGTGGCAGTGTTGTTTCTATGTCGGAAGTGCAGAAAAATTATGTCATGGATGTCATAAATGGTTTTGCTAGTGAAGCTCTAAGAACACTTTGCTTGGCTTTCAAGGATATGAATGAGACCTTTAGTGGAGATAGCATTCCTGTTGATGGTTACACATTAATATCTCTTTTTGGTATCAAGGATCCTGTGCGTCCAGGAGTCAAGGATGCAGTCCGGGCATGCATAGCTGCTGGCATTAATGTGCGAATGGTCACGGGAGACAATATTTACACAGCTAAAGCCATCGCTAAGGAATGCGGTATATTGACTGATGATGGTTTGGCTATAGAAGGACCTGAGTTTCGTAGTAAGAACCCCCAGGAGATGAAGGAGTTGATACCAAAAGTTCAG GTCATGGCCCGTTCCTTGCCTCTGGACAAACATACCTTGGTGACACACTTGAGGAATATGTTCAATGAAGTTGTAGCAGTGACGGGTGATGGGACTAATGATGCCCCTGCACTACATGAGGCAGACATTGGACTTGCTATGGGAATAGCAGGAACGGAG GTTGCAAAAGAGAATGCTGACATAATAATAATGGATGACAATTTCACAACAATTGTGAATGTAGCCAAATGGGGGCGTTCAGTTTACATAAACATTCAAAAGTTTGTGCAGTTCCAGTTGACTGTTAATGTGGTTGCTTTGATGGTGAATTTCATTGCAGCATGCTTCATAG GAAGTGCTCCACTTACTGCTGTCCAGTTACTGTGGGTCAACATGATCATGGATACTCTTGGTGCATTAGCATTGGCAACGGAACCTCCAAATGATGAAATGATGAAAAGACCACCTGTTGGGCGAGGTGAAAATTTTATCACCATGATCATGTGGAGGAATATCATTGGTCAGAGCATTTATCAGCTGGTTGTACTTGGACTTCTCATGTTTGATGGGAAACGACTTCTGATGCTTAGTGGCTCAGATGCTAATTCTGTTCTCAATACCTTCATATTCAATTCATTTGTCTTTTGCCAG